TTGGCAGAATTTCGAGAATATTATAAAATTACTTTTTAAAATATAGAAGTAAGCAAGGTGATAACATGCCCTACAGAGGAAGAATATTGGCAACAGGAATCGTTCTCTTATTTAATATAATCCGTTATTTCTACTATCATCAGTATTTAGCTTTGCCCTTTTATTGGACATTTTTTGTTTTAACAGCCCTTTTCCTCAGTATCGCATGGTGGGCCGGCAAGCAATTTGATAAGGTCAAATACCTGTCAGAAAGAGATCCGTTAACCGGTGCCTATAACCGCCGTACAGTAGAAGAGCACTTTCACAAGGCTGCTAAAATAAGCGATATAAAAAAACAATCATTAGGGGTCATCATGCTCGATTTAAATAAATTTAAAGAAGTAAACGACGTATTCGGTCATCAAAAAGGCGATGAACTGCTCATGCAAGTTACCACAGCATTGGATACATTTGTCGGGAAACATGATTTAGTTGCAAGATGGGGCGGCGATGAATTCGTCGTTGTCGTAGACAATCTGAATGAAGATACAGCTGACAACTATGTAAAAGAACTCCAGCAAGCAATCACACTGAAAAATGCCGGAAACTTCCCAAATGTCGAGGCTTCTGTCGGATATGCGATTTACCCTCAGCATGGAAAGAGTTTTCAGAAGCTTGTCCAAGAGGCGGATGCTTATATGTATAGGGATAAGAAGGAACATTGATGTTGCTGTGATTGTTCCGTAATAATGACTTATATGGAAAAACAATCAACGCTTCTTATCCTAATTTTTATATCACTAAATTTATACTTCAAAAGGCATGTTTTGAATCGAACTTTCAAAACATGCCTTTTCATAATTTAACGTGAATTTTATTTTTAGAACTTTAATCTATCTTCATCCTTCTTTTAAAATCTTCAATTTCGAACGTTTCATTATTTTCTTTAATCCTGCTGACTTCACTAAGTAATTCATCCTGTTTAGCATGAATTTTCCTTAACTCTGCCATTTGTTCTTCTTGCTCACATTCTCTCGCATATTCTATCGCACAATCCTTTAATGTATCTGCAAGGTTGTTTAATAGATAATTTTCAAATTTGCCCAGTATGTTCAAATCTAAATATTTCGGACCTATATTGAGTGTTTTTAAAGTATTGTTTAGTTCCGTTTCCTTCTGATTCAATTCATTTATTTGGTGTTGATTATTTTCCAACTTCTGATTTGTTAACTTTTCACTTGTACGAAATAAGTAAATAAAAGTCGATATTATGACCACCGTACTTATATAAAATATAATGCCATCGTCAAGATCAACTAATACTAATAAAATTATCGATAAGGTACTTACTAATAATAATTTCATGAAGGAGATCGGAACTGGCTTTTTAAGTTCTATTAAGTTATTTTCAATACATGCTTTATCTGACAGTAGTTGTTGCGCTTGCTTAATTTCACCTAAAACCGACTGCTTATTACTCATTAATTTAACCTCCCAAAATTCCAAGTCATTTACTTAGTTTGGTCGGAACAATAAATTCTAAACATGATATTAAATTAACTAATTGTTACTTCTTTTTTACTTTAATTACCTTCACAACCCCGAAGGTAATTAACAGTATGAAAGAAATGATCAGATCATTAATTTAGTATCAAAACAGGCGAATTATCTATCCATAGTCCGTAAAAAAGAAATGTGCCAAAATCCATGATCATAAAGGATTTTGGCACTCATTGAATTCCTGGAAACTCTTTAGCTTTCTCTAGTTAAACTTACATTAGCCAAGGTATTTCCCAGTTCTCCATTAATAACTGATAAGCTGCCATCGTTTTCAAGAACGATGGCTTTCACTTCCTTTAAGTCTCCAATTCCATCGTTTCGTACAGACTGGAGTATATCGCCCTCGCTAATTCTTTCCTTTTTCATCGTTTCTCTAAGAAAGGAACCGTTCAAATAGAGCAAGCTCGGCTCTGACTTAATGAGTTTATTGAATTTTTTCCACCGTACAGATGTGAAGGTCAATAAGAATTGCAATAAAATCAACAGGACAAATGCTAACAGTCCCTCTAGCAAGCTCACATCTTTACTCAATAAAATTGTAGAGAGTACAGAACCAATGGCTACTGTTACCACTAAATCGAAAGCATTTAATTGGGTTAATGACCGTTTCCCGGAAATCAGTAGAAAGAAGACTAGACCAACATAAGCAAGAATGCCAACCGTGATAATTCGAATAAAACTTTCCAATGTTATCGAGAACATGCTTCTAGCTCCTCTCTGTAATAATTAGCAACTTAAGTAGGCATTCATAAAAAGTAGGTTATAGATTCTTATTAAACATTCTCCTAACTACTTAAGTTGCTGAATCTACTTTTTATATACCCCACTCACCATACTTTTTAGCTAAAAATGCAAATTTGCCATTCCCTAAAAAAATTCGGTTAGCTGGAGTTAAAAGGAAATCGTCATCTGATTATAAAAAAATACGATTCATTTTCATTGGAATGCAGTATTGGATAATAAATTTATCTACAACCATGCATACTACAGATGAGGTGGATTAATGACGATTGTACGATTAGGATATGTTGCGATGAGTATGGAGCTGAAAAATGCTTCTCCCTCTCAAACGATGACGTTTACACAGTTTCAAAAAATTAAGGATCGGGAAGCGGCCATACGAAAATTAGAGCGGATTGCACTGAAAAATTTAGAAAATACATTTAGGTTATTAAAACATAATGTCTTTAATGAAATTCATTTCTATCGGTTAACCTCTCGATTGATTCCTCTAGCTAACCATGAAGAACTGCCTGATTGGAATTATATAAAACCCTTATTAGAGAAGTTAGCTGAAATTGGTGAGTATGCAACAAAACATAATATACGAATTGACTTTCATCCAGACCATTTTGTCGTTTTGAATTCACCTAAAACAGAAGTAGTCAAAAACTCTATAAAAACGTTAAAAATGCATTATTTATTGTTAAAGGGAATGAAAATAGATCCGACACACCGATGTGTTCTTCATGTTGGTGGGAACTATAAAGAAACCGAGAATTCCCTGGAGCAATTCGTTGATAATTGGATGGATGTTCCAAGAGCCATTCAAAAGATGATTATCCTTGAAAATGATGATACTTCTTTTACAGTTGATGATACGCTCTATTTGTGTGAAAAATTAGATATACCTCTTGTATTTGATTATCATCACCATCTCGCTCATCATTACAATGAAAAATGGAATGATAAGTGGGACCGAATTGTCGCTACTTGGAAGGATTCCTCGTTGCCAATAAAAATGCATATTTCAAGTCCTAAAAGCGAGAAAGAATTCCGCCATCATTCCGATTATGTGGACGTAGAAATGTTTTTCAGATTTTTAAATGAAATCAAAGGAACAGTACCGGAAATACATTGTATGATTGAGGCAAAAAAGAAAGATGAAGCGTTATTTCATTTGATGGAGGAAATAAAACTTCGTGAAGATGTAGAAATCATTGATGGTTCATCTTTTTATTTAAAGTGATTAGAACTGGCACTAAATATACAATAAGCCCCACCTCCGCTAGTGTTGGGGCTATTTGACGATTACCATCCTTTTCGCCGGACACCTGAGATTATGAATGAAAACGGATCAAACATTCACAATTACTTTGCTAAACAAATATGAGAAATATAAACACATTTAAGTTAGGATAGACCTAACTAAAAGGGGCATCAATATAAAAAAGAAAGGAGATGAATGGATGAAAGAACGAATAATCAAGTGGTTGTTGGTTACGGGGTTTGTATTTTGTTTTTCTATAACAGCTATCATGAGCGTTTATGCAGCAGATGGCGCAAGGCAATTGTTGAAAGCTGACTTACAGGAAAATGCGGAACAAGACTTATCTGACCTTAAAGCAGAAACGGAAAATTCCGAGCAGGATCCTGAGCAGCCTGTTGACCTAAGAATTTTACAACAACGGTATCCAGAAATATTTTTCATACAAGGTCCTACAGATCAAAAACGAATTGCTTTAACTTTTGATGATGGTCCTGATCCTCGATTTTCAAATGACGTATTAGATGTATTAAAACAGTACAATGTCCCAGCAACATTCTTCGTATTAGGTTCAAAAGCCGTCGCTAACCCTGAGATTGTCAAGCGAATGCAAAACGAGGGTCATGTAATCGGAAATCATACCTACGCCCACCCTAACCTTGTCGAGGAAGCTGACCTCGGAACGCTTGAGAGGGAAGTAACGAAAACGGAAGATGCCCTTAACGAAATTATTGGTTACCGGACAAAATTATTTAGACCACCTTATGGCTTCCTATACAATGAATTAGTCGAAAAGCTTGGGAACATGAACGATTACGTAATTGCCTGGGATGTTGATTCATTGGATTGGCAGGAAGATCCGCCAGAAATAATTGCATCGAGAGTAGTAGACAACATTCATCCAGGCGCGATTATTCTCATGCATGATGGTGCAGAATCGTCTGGGGATCGAACGAATACAATCTTATCACTGCAACAAATTATTCCAAAACTGCAAGAACAAGGATATGAATTTGTCACAGTTCCAGATTTGTTGAGTATTCCTTTTGAGAAATAAAACTGCATTTACCTGTATTACTATATGGGGTACTACTATCAAGTATATTAAAAAAATGATAGCACCTTTCAAACAACAATTGCTTGAAAGGTGCATTTTCTTACTTCATTTTTAAAACAGGCTTAATAACTGAACCATTTTCTGATTCTTCAAATGCCTTATTGATTTGTTCAAAATCATAAAATTTTACCATTCGATCAAATGGAAATTGTCCTTTTTTATAGTATGAAATCAATTCCGGGATAAATTTTTGTGGAATTGCATCACCTTGACTCGTTCCTACAATGCTGCCGCCTTTTAGTGCCAAGATTTCCAAAGGTATATTAAGGCTAAAATCAGTAACAACAGTAGCTATTTTTCCAAAAGCATCTAATGATAGGATTGCTTGTTCAACTACCATATCTACTCCAGTCGTATCAAGTACATGCTGAACACCCTTACCTGTAATTTCGTTGATTTTTTCCGCAACATTTACATTGCGACTATTAATAGTAGCTGTTGCACCTAACTCTTTCGCAAGTTCTAAGCGATTATCATGGAGATCAACTGCGATAATATTTTCGCAGCCCGCAATTTTAGCAGCCATTATTCCACTTAATCCAACGGCCCCAACACCAAATACCGCAACAGAACTACCTGCTTCAGGCTTAAGTACTTTTAAAACAGTACTAGCGCCTGTTTGTAACCCACAGCCTAAAGGAGCCGCCAATGCCAAGTCCATATCCTTGTCAATTTTCACGACATTCCTTTCATTGACGAGTGAGTATGTCGCGAATGAAGATTGTCCAAAGAATCTGGACACCAATGTATTCGTATCTTGATCAATATGACTATTTAAATTAAGTTCGGCATAATTTCTGCAATGTGCAGGGTGATTCGCTATACAATTATCGCATTCTCCGCAACTTGCAAATGAGACAACCACATGGTCTCCTTTTTGCAGTTCCGTTACTTCAGACCCCACCTCTTCAATAATTCCAGCGCCTTCATGACCAAGAACGGAGGGTGGATTGACCATACCCGTGTCTCTCCCGGAAACATCAGTATGGCAAATCCCAGATGCTACTACTTTTATGATTACTTCTTTTGTACCTATTTCAGGCAATTCAACATCACTGATTTCAAAAGGTTGTCCCGTTTTAGGAGTTACTGCAGCTTTTATTTTCATAATGATATTCTCTCCTTGTATTAAGAGCTTTTAATAGCAGTTCTCTTTTTACTATCTTAAAAGATACTTAAATATTTTGTTTCACAATGCCAAGTTTATGGGGGCATGTAGAAGGTTTTCAATCTCGGTTCATGTTTCTTCAAAAACGCGATTTAACCTTCTCTCTAACTCCGTTTCCCCACCGATATAAAAGTAAACTGTCATTAATTAGGGAGAAATCAATAAAAGAAACCTTTACCATATAATATTCTCGAGCAAAAAAAGACGCTTTCTTAAAAGAAAGCGCCTTCGCATGTTCTATAGAGGTATCAGGGAGTTATCCCTTTATCCGTTTGTTTTATTTAGTTAATGTACGATGTTAATGAAGCATAATCGAGCCGCCATCAACCATCAATGTTTGACCTGTTATATATTTAGAGTCTTCCGAAGCTAAAAAGACAGCAGCGCGTCCGATATCTTGTTCCGGATCACCGAATTTACCCATCGGAATACCTGCAAGTACACCTTCATAATATTCCGGCTGTGCTTTCGCCCATGCTTGTACACCCTCTGAATTAGCGATTGGTGAAATCAGGTTCGCTGTAACACCATCCGCACCAAATTCATTTGCTACAACACGCGTAATCCCGCGAATCGCTTCTTTCGCTGCGGCATAGGCAGCTTGTGTTTTATGCCCTTTTAACCCGGCACCTGAAGCAAAGTTAATAATATTGCCGCGTGTTTTCTTTAAATGTGGAATAGCCGCCTGCATTAAATACCATGTAGGATAGAAGCCTGTATCCATTGACAATGCCAAATGTTCTGGTGTTGTTTCAAGGAATGGTACCTGTTTAGAAGCATGTGCATTATTTACCAACACATCTAAACGGCCATATTTCTCGACAACCTGTTCCACGACATTTTTTAGTTGATCATGCTTAGTTAAATCAAATTCAATAAAGCTAGATTGTGGTGAGTGTTGCTGTAAATCCGCTAATACGTTTGCGCCTGCTTCCGGATTAAGATCAACTGCCACAACAATGGCGCCCTCTTTTACCATTGCACGCCCCATACCAGCGCCAATACCGCCAGCACCACCTGTAATGATCACTACCTTGTCTTTTAATTTCAATACAATTTCTCCTTCTCAGAAAAATCACAAACCTAACGTGATTGTTCCCAGTATCGTTAATAAATTTTTGTTACTAACAAATTAAATATACAACTGCATCATTTTAGAGGCAAATTATCAATCTAAGTTATTATGCCCTATCTGGACCAATGCTATTACAGAAATTCGCTTTAATCTAAATCATTCAATGTCAATTCCTGATCTGGAGTAAAGCTGGCATATTCATAAATTTCTTCTCCGTTTTCCACACTGCGATACCCTACCTCAGTCAGATAATAATTAATGGATTCATTATTCAGTAACTCCTGTATGGTCTTGCATTGTTGCAGCATTTGTTCTTTTGTCAAATCGCCTTTTTCAATCTCAAGCATTATGTGCATCGGCTTGGGTGTTTTTAGCTTCGGTGTCCATGCCTCGGCAACATTGTCGTATACACCCACATCAGTAGACACTGAATTAACTTGCGGTACTTCTCCTTGAAGAAGTGTTAAAATATACTGCTCTGCTTCTGCGCTCAGCTTGTTGGATACCTCTTTGTCTATGTTCGTTTCATGAATAGTATCACTAAAAACTTCATAAGGCTCCATACCAGAGACATAAAACGTATACGTCGTTTCAACTGCCAGCGAATCCTTTTTCACTACTTCAAACTCATACGTGACATCCGTCCAACCGTACCCTACCTGTTTTATCTCAAAGGCCATGTCTGGATAAGTTTGTTGTAAAAATGTTTCCAGGCTCTCCTTTGCTCTTTGTTTATGCACTGTATTTCCGCTCATTTGCATGTAAGCGAATACTAGGACACCAATTAATAAAACAGCAATCACGCTATATAGTATTTTCTTTTTCATATTAATTTTCCTCTCTTATTTTAAGAATGCAAAAGCCGATCGCAATGCCGATAAAAGTAAATATTAAATGGACAATCACGGCTGTGAGTGCGATGAAAAAAGCTTCCGAAGAACTGTTTGCATAAAATAATCCGAACCAGTCCGTCATATACAACAGACAGTTCCAAATGAAATTCGGTACCCCTGCAAGCAGAACGGCAATAAGAATTGAACGGTAAAACATATACGTAACTGCGCCCAATAAGGCATAGGTCAGGATAAATCCACTATTGTTATTCATCACGGTCGTCCCCATCGCCAATATAAAGGCAATCGCAACAAAGAAAATCTGTATCGTTGTCAGCTTCAGCGTGATTTTCCGAATCATTTTTTTAGAGCCACCACCCTGTTCTACTTCCACAGGTAGCGGAATTTGAGATTGTTCTGCAATCTGGCGGCATTCTTGGCAACTTTTCAAGTGTTCTTCGACAAATTGTTTTGTCCCTAGCTGAAGCAAATCTTCCTCATATAAAGGTAAAAGGTCTTGTATAATCGGACATTCCTTATTCATAAAGTCACCTCCATTAATTTTTGAATCTTTAATTTCAGCCGGTGAAATGTCACCCGCGCATAGTTCTCCGATTTACCAATTAAGACACCAATTTCTGCAAAGCTCAGTTCTCCGTATATACGCAGCAATACAATTTCCCTTGAGGCATCATCTAATTTTGAAATATGATGTAAAAGTGTTCTCGTGTCTTCATTGAGTTCTGCCAACTCTTCTATTGATTGCATTTCAGTTTCCGGAATCGCTGCGAGTTTTTGCATTAAGCTTTGCTGATACTTGTTTTTCCGGTAATATTTTTTTAACAAATTCCCCGCAATTGCGAATATCCATGTCGACAAGGTGGAATGTCCATTAAAGGAGCCAATGCTTTTACAGGCCTCATAAAAGGTATCGTGGCAAAGATCTTGAGCAGTCATCCGATTTCCTGTCTTGGATAAAAAAAACGCATAGAGTTTTGGATGAATTTGTTCATATTGTTCCTCTAGCTTGTTCATAACTGCCCTCACCTTCTTGTTGTTCGTAGTATTAATACCATGACCTTCTATTTCGTTACAGATTATTTTAAAAAATTTTTTTATTAGTGTTTCCGTAGATTTCTTAAGCCAGGCGCAGATATATTATGACTCCTGATTAGTATCGGAGTAAAAGCTCCCATGAACAGCAAAAAAAAGAGAACTTCGGTTCATTACCGAAATCCTCTATTCCAATTACTCTAAAAAAGGTACATGCTTTCAGGTTACGGAACCTCTAATACTAGCACTAGGTGAAGCTCTTCCTTGTGCTTTTAGCCAACTCCTCTTATGATAATCGATCTGAAATCGTCTTCACGGCATCCATGTAAACTTGTGACTCTTTCTCGTTGTTCATAACAACACCTCTTATAGCCCCTACTGTCTGAGATCTAAAATGATTCATAAAACATAGCTCAACATCATTAAGATCAATTTCATTCGCCCCCTATGAAAAGAGCGTAATCCTTACAACAGATAGCGCTCGCTCCTTGAAATACTAGAGTTCACCCGAGTGTAGTAGGTAAAATATAGCAGTAGAGAATACAATTCCATTACTATTCTATTACTAGTTTTGTAAATAATCGTAAGGAAAAAGAGCGAATTTCGTTAACATAATCTTTATTAAGCTATACATATATCTATATATTCTATTAACATCCCTTTTCTAAAATAAATATGAATCATATTTTAGATAGGAGATGGAGAAATGAGCAAAAAATTATTAGTGGGAACAGGTATGGCCTTATCGTTATTATTAAGCCCATTCAGTCAATCATTTGCAGAAGAACCAACAGTAGGTGAAAGAAAACAAGTGAGTAATGTAGCACACCGTGGTGCAACAGCTTATGCACCTGAAAATACGATTGCCGCTTTTGATCTAGCAGTTGATATGAAAGCCGATTATATTGAAATCGATGTTCAACGAAGTAAAGATGGTGAATTAGTATTGATTCATGATACAACGGTAGATCGTACAACAGATGGAACGGGAAAAGTTGGAGATTTAACATTTAAACAGCTTAGAAGTCTTGATGCAGGTAGTTGGAAAGGGGAACAATTTACAGGAGAACCAATCCCAACATTTGAAGAAGTTCTAGATCTTTACCGTGGAAAAGTTGGAATTTTAATAGAATTAAAGGCCCCAGAGCTTTACCCTGGTATTGAAGAACAAGTAGCAGCAGCATTAATAGAACGAAATCTCGATAAACCACAAAATGAAAAAATCATTATTCAATCTTTTAACTTTGAATCAATAAAAAAAATGGATCAGCTTCTTCCTCAAGTTCCAATCGGTGTATTAACTTCTAACCGAGCAGATACAACATTAGAAGCTTTACAGGAATTTTCAACTTATTCGGATTGGTTTAACCCAAGTTATGGAATTGTGACGGAAGAATTAGTGAATCAAGTTCACTCTCTTGGAATGCAAATTGGTTCATGGACGGTTCGTAGTCAAGAAGCAGCAGACTTCCTATTTGAAATGGGCGTTGACGCAATCATTTCTGATTATCCGGATTATGTAGATCCTAGAAACTAATATTCCTGTAAAATAGTTCAAGAAAAGGAGTAGTTGCTACTCCTTTTTTGTTTGGTTTTTTTGTTTGTTTTTAGATTAAATTTTATACAAATAAGACCGATTCCGCCCAATCTGCTACACTAATTTGGATACATACTATAAGGGCTAGTAGACTTAAAAATTTCAGAGGGCGCTTTAGAGGATTTTATATTAATTCGTATGTAATTTCCGCCTTCTTGTACTTCTCCTGAAAGCGATGAAGCTCTTCCTTGTCATAGAAAAATGCAATTTCCTGGTTATTGTAGATGGCTTTTGCCACTTTCTCAAACGGCTCTTGATTCCCTTCAAAATACGTCGGCATTATAGTTGATACACGCTCGTAGCAAACCTTCCCTAACTCCAGCGTTCGCTTCTGATTCACTTTGTACCACCCTTTAAATACATATTCAAACCCACCAAATTCACTTCGGACATGAGCAAATAACGCAATTTCTTGTCTTAGCTCATACAGTCGTTTCTTCATATAAGCTGTATTAAATTCTAAGTCGGTATGATACTCTGTGAAGAATTGTTCGTCCGCGTTTAGTTCATTATCCCAACTGGCATTCGGATAAAATTTTAACGTTTTAATATCGATGGCCTCCTGAAACTTATGTTTGGCCCCACTTCCTTGCAATCCTTTATACCCCGCTCCAAAACAGTTACAGCAATCTTTTACCGTTTTGAAGGCAATGTGCTCCGTTGCATCCATGTATCCTCTATGTACGTAAGTCATTGGATTATACTCCTGTTCAACATCCCATACCTTATAATCCATTGTTTCAAACCGTTGGCGAATATGTAAAACTACTGAGTCGATTCTTTCATTCATTTCCTGCAAATCATTGATAACTTTTATACGAATGATCTCACATTCAATCGCTTGTACGATATCGTGTTGACGCATAGAATCACTCAGTACCATTTCTTCTGTTAAATGATAGGGCTCATCAATTTCAATAATCATATTGATTTGTGGAAAATAGATATCTGCTAGCGCGTAGGTTTTTGTTTTTACGTCCCGGACGATATATTGCTGAGTAATCATTTTCACTTCCGTATTATTCAGCAAATGCCAAATCCGTGATACCACATAGTTTTCGTCATTCTTCTTATTTGTTTTGGATAATTGTTTTTTAATAAAGTTGTATTTTTTCATTGATAACTCCATTTTTCGTGTCATTATAAGAAATATACACGATTTGTTACAATATGGGAAACTGCCTCTATAAGCTAAAATACTGTTGCATCACTGGTGTAACTTCTCTGTATAAATTACTGCATAAATATTATTCAATCAGAAAAGCTCTAAACGCTGATATCACAGCAATTAGAGCTTTTTATAATGTGTATATATTAATCTATGGCATTTGGTTATAACTAACTAAAGTCTAGGACACTTCCCTATTCGAAAGTTGTTTAAAAGGAGGTATAGTTTCCGTTTGTTTCAACTTTTTTCGTCGAATCCATGCAACAATCACGATAAGAATTAAAGCAAACCCTAAATAGCCCATCGTTGAGTAAACTTTCCCTACTAAACTTGTGTGGTGCAAAGAAACGTACGGTATAGGCATAGAACATACCGACTGCCGTATTGTACATCATTCCTAAGAGTGCGATTGACATAAGAACACCTACCGCTAGATGAATTTGATTGGCCAGCTCTAATGTTGGCATATCTACCCCTGCCACCACGTCGATTTTTACGAACATCGCGACATTAATCAGAATAATTAATAGACCTAGCATAATCCCGCAAAAAATACCGCCGCGCCCTGCTACTTTACTATCTTTTTCTGTGCCACCCATGACGATTAACAGCGCAGCACCCGCAGCGATATTATAAGGAGTTTTCTGAAAGTTCTAATTAATAAATCTATTCATTTGTCGATTCAATGAAAATGATTAGCTTGAGCATCTAAAATAAAAGCATATAATGAAGACATAAAGGGGGGTATCTTTGATGAGGTTTAATCGAATCTTTCAACAATTTGCAGCAATAACCGAGGCAATCAAAGCATTTCCACTAGCTACTGTGCTCTTAGTCGTCTTATTCTTCGTGAATGTAGCAGAAATTAGCGGTACTGTGGCAAATTACGAAAAATGGCTGGCAACGCTTGTTGTTGCTGTATTTGCTGCTTCTGTAGCTGACTTATTTGCCAAACATGTCATAACGTATAGCATCGCAATTTTTTTTACAGGGCTTTTCTTCTGGATTAGCAGCTCCAATGATCTTGTATTAGCGATCCAAACAGGCGTTGTTGTCAGTGCGCTCATGATGGGCTTTATATGGCGCGGAGAGGAAAACTTCAGTGCACGGTTTTTCCATATTTTTAAAAGCGTACTCATCACAGCCTTCTTCTCCATCGTCATCTTTGTAGGATTAATGCTCATCTATGCAGCGATCAATTATTTACTGTTTTCGGTCAATTCACATATCATCGAGTATATCGCGGCGATTGTATTTGGATTGTTCATGCCATTATTCTTCCTGTCCCTGACAATGAAGGAAGAGGAACGCGCTCCTATTCTCGAGGTGTTGCTTTCATACGTAATCGTACCGCTGACAATGGTGTATGCTGTCATTTTAGTAATTTATATCGCACTGCATTTCACCGACTGGTCGGAAAATTTACTCGAACCATTATTAGTGTATTTCGCGACAACGGTACTCATCGTGTACTTTTTAAGCTACCAGATTAATAATGTATTAACGAAATGGTTCCGTCTCATTTTCCCGAAAGTATTACTTGTCATTGTGCTTTATCAGCTCGTTGTCTCTATCATGAAAATTGGAGAGACCGGCATGACACATGGCCGATATTTTGTTATTTTATTCGGATTATTTGCCATCATTATCGCACTAATTCTGACATTCATGCCAAAAAAGCAATGGCTTGTTGCACCGATTTTCATCGGGTTTAGTTTACTTTCTGTCATCCCACCTGTTGATGCCTTTACGATCAGTAAAAACAATCAGGAAAATCTGCTGCAGGAGCGGTTACAATCGCTCAATATGTACAATGGAGAAGTTCAGCCGAATCCGGAAATTTCTAATGAGGATAAACAATTCATTACGGAGAAATTTGATTATTTGCAGCGGTTGGATTATGACATTGCGTGGCTACCAAATAA
This portion of the Solibacillus isronensis genome encodes:
- a CDS encoding DUF4153 domain-containing protein — protein: MRFNRIFQQFAAITEAIKAFPLATVLLVVLFFVNVAEISGTVANYEKWLATLVVAVFAASVADLFAKHVITYSIAIFFTGLFFWISSSNDLVLAIQTGVVVSALMMGFIWRGEENFSARFFHIFKSVLITAFFSIVIFVGLMLIYAAINYLLFSVNSHIIEYIAAIVFGLFMPLFFLSLTMKEEERAPILEVLLSYVIVPLTMVYAVILVIYIALHFTDWSENLLEPLLVYFATTVLIVYFLSYQINNVLTKWFRLIFPKVLLVIVLYQLVVSIMKIGETGMTHGRYFVILFGLFAIIIALILTFMPKKQWLVAPIFIGFSLLSVIPPVDAFTISKNNQENLLQERLQSLNMYNGEVQPNPEISNEDKQFITEKFDYLQRLDYDIAWLPNKPFDKIFGFSQQYKDYTNEVYYTTNLDWDEQVITAIDHYDYFVQVSASQNSMHRRFELANNMQLRLQKDQLVLEKDEQELLAWPLEELDTLFTGDHSELTLEDATITTENDRAKLKIIVQNAQSYGNQRYAELYVFVQVKE
- a CDS encoding glycerophosphodiester phosphodiesterase, whose protein sequence is MSKKLLVGTGMALSLLLSPFSQSFAEEPTVGERKQVSNVAHRGATAYAPENTIAAFDLAVDMKADYIEIDVQRSKDGELVLIHDTTVDRTTDGTGKVGDLTFKQLRSLDAGSWKGEQFTGEPIPTFEEVLDLYRGKVGILIELKAPELYPGIEEQVAAALIERNLDKPQNEKIIIQSFNFESIKKMDQLLPQVPIGVLTSNRADTTLEALQEFSTYSDWFNPSYGIVTEELVNQVHSLGMQIGSWTVRSQEAADFLFEMGVDAIISDYPDYVDPRN
- a CDS encoding AbaSI family restriction endonuclease, with translation MKKYNFIKKQLSKTNKKNDENYVVSRIWHLLNNTEVKMITQQYIVRDVKTKTYALADIYFPQINMIIEIDEPYHLTEEMVLSDSMRQHDIVQAIECEIIRIKVINDLQEMNERIDSVVLHIRQRFETMDYKVWDVEQEYNPMTYVHRGYMDATEHIAFKTVKDCCNCFGAGYKGLQGSGAKHKFQEAIDIKTLKFYPNASWDNELNADEQFFTEYHTDLEFNTAYMKKRLYELRQEIALFAHVRSEFGGFEYVFKGWYKVNQKRTLELGKVCYERVSTIMPTYFEGNQEPFEKVAKAIYNNQEIAFFYDKEELHRFQEKYKKAEITYELI